The sequence TTCTTCTAACATTTTTTTCGTTTTAATATAGTCAGTTAAGTCCTTCAATTTATTATTCGACTTAAAAGCTTTGTTCCAAGTTTTTAGGTCCAATTTTGAAAAATCTGTCACTATATGGATCTGCAAATGGCCTGATTTAGATTTTTCAACAGAATAGTCCATTCCCTTTATATGCCCATAATTTTCAAGCAAACTATCCTTCGCTGAGTTAAATTCCAATGAGTCAGAAGCATCAATATCGGGCAGTTCTTTCCAGAACTCCGTCTTAAGAATCTCCTTATTTTTTATGGTCAGAATAATTGATTCATCCCCATTCCCATAGGATCCCTTATACTTTTCTTGACGTATTGATTGACAGGCTGTTAAAAAAATAATGATGAGGCTGGGAAGCAAAAATTTCATCAAAACAGTTATTTTTCGCATATTCCCTACTTCCGTTTTCGCGCAATCAAATGGATTGGAGTTCCTTCAAAAACAAAGGCCTTGCGAATTTGGTTCTCCAAGAAGCGGAGGTATGAGAAGTGCATCAGTTCTTCTTCATTTACAAAGACTACAAAGGTTGGTGGCTTGGTTG comes from Streptococcus parasanguinis ATCC 15912 and encodes:
- a CDS encoding DUF1307 domain-containing protein yields the protein MRKITVLMKFLLPSLIIIFLTACQSIRQEKYKGSYGNGDESIILTIKNKEILKTEFWKELPDIDASDSLEFNSAKDSLLENYGHIKGMDYSVEKSKSGHLQIHIVTDFSKLDLKTWNKAFKSNNKLKDLTDYIKTKKMLEENGMVKVQ